A genome region from Phoenix dactylifera cultivar Barhee BC4 unplaced genomic scaffold, palm_55x_up_171113_PBpolish2nd_filt_p 001061F, whole genome shotgun sequence includes the following:
- the LOC120107890 gene encoding UDP-glucose:2-hydroxyflavanone C-glucosyltransferase-like, whose amino-acid sequence MSSSSDPEKPHLAFLPSAGMGHLKPFCSLAAALSERGCDVSFISVQPTVSAAESCHIADFFAAFPRIRRLDFDLVAYDPSGFASTDPFFLRVEAIRGSAHLLPALLASSSPPFSALVIDIFLASTCIPIAAAIGLPSYIWFISSAAMLSLLACFPTCSPGVSDFEIPGLWRVPKASIPRALHNLSHPFTTQFVENGRILPKASGILVNTFEALEPVALAALNRGKVAPGLPPVIAIGPLQAASLGHEGSPLSWLHGQPARSVVYVCFGNRTAMSKEQIRELGVGLEKSGCRFLWVAKSKIVDREDGEVELEGLLGEGYLERVKHRGLVVKGWVDQEEILRHRAIGGFLSHCGWNSLSEAALHGVRVLGWPRGGDQRVNAEVVARSGLGIWVEWSWDGEEEVVMGEEIGERVRQLMEDDGLQASAARLGEEAVKAVAADGSSGKGLAEFIGMLKMR is encoded by the coding sequence ATGTCATCCTCCAGCGACCCGGAAAAACCCCACCTTGCCTTTCTCCCGAGCGCGGGCATGGGCCATCTGAAGCCCTTCTGCAGCCTCGCGGCCGCTCTCTCCGAGCGCGGCTGCGACGTCTCCTTCATCAGCGTCCAACCCACCGTGTCCGCCGCCGAATCCTGCCACATCGCCGACTTCTTTGCTGCTTTCCCTCGTATCCGTCGTCTCGACTTCGACCTCGTCGCATACGATCCCTCCGGCTTCGCCTCCACCGACCCTTTCTTTCTCCGTGTGGAGGCAATTCGCGGCTCGGCGCACCTCCTCCCCGCCCTCCTCGCCTCCTCATCTCCTCCATTCTCCGCCCTTGTTATCGACATCTTCTTGGCTTCCACTTGTATTCCCATCGCCGCTGCCATCGGCCTTCCGAGCTACATTTGGTTCATCTCCTCCGCCGCAATGCTTTCACTCTTGGCCTGCTTCCCTACGTGCAGTCCTGGCGTCAGCGACTTCGAGATCCCTGGGCTTTGGAGAGTACCCAAGGCATCGATCCCTCGGGCACTTCACAACCTTAGTCATCCCTTCACCACCCAGTTCGTGGAAAATGGTCGAATTCTTCCAAAAGCTAGTGGCATCTTGGTGAACACGTTCGAAGCACTGGAGCCAGTGGCGCTAGCAGCACTCAACCGGGGGAAGGTGGCGCCAGGGCTCCCCCCAGTGATCGCCATTGGACCACTGCAAGCTGCGAGTCTTGGTCATGAAGGCTCGCCTTTGTCCTGGCTCCACGGCCAACCGGCACGGTCGGTGGTCTATGTTTGCTTCGGGAACCGGACTGCCATGTCGAAGGAACAGATCAGGGAGTTGGGAGTCGGCTTAGAGAAGAGTGGGTGTAGGTTCTTGTGGGTGGCGAAGAGTAAGATAGTTGATAGAGAAGATGGAGAAGTGGAGTTGGAGGGGTTGTTGGGTGAAGGGTATTTAGAAAGAGTGAAGCATAGGGGGTTGGTGGTGAAGGGTTGGGTGGATCAAGAGGAGATTCTGAGGCACAGAGCCATTGGAGGCTTTCTTAGCCATTGTGGGTGGAACTCGTTGAGCGAGGCGGCGTTACATGGTGTTCGAGTCCTGGGGTGGCCGAGAGGAGGGGACCAGAGGGTGAATGCAGAGGTGGTGGCTAGGAGTGGGCTTGGGATTTGGGTGGAGTGGAGCTGGGATGGTGAAGAGGAAGTGGTGATGGGGGAAGAGATCGGTGAGCGAGTGAGGCAGCTGATGGAGGATGACGGCCTGCAGGCTTCAGCAGCGAGACTGGGGGAGGAGGCTGTGAAGGCCGTGGCTGCGGATGGGAGCTCTGGTAAGGGGTTGGCAGAGTTCATCGGTATGCTAAAGATGCGATGA